The following nucleotide sequence is from Thermodesulfobacteriota bacterium.
TTCGAGCTTGAGCCCCGCGTGGCGGCCTTCCACCACGGTGGTGAGCTTCCCGCAGGCCATGAAGCACCGGGGGCACGCCTTGGGGCGCACCTCGCAGCGCGCCACCATCGCCTCGGCGGAAATCCGCTCGTAGTCGGGCATGCGCCCCCGGCGCCAGTACCGGTGGGGGAACGCCTGGACGGTGTTCAAGAGCGCCACCATCATGGGGGTGCCGAAGTTCCGGTAGGCCTGGGTGGCCGGGTGGTCCTTCTTCTCCGCCAACATGCGGCGCGAGAGCGCGTCGATGCCCTCGGGGTCGGCCACCGGCCGGCGGGCCGAGCCGTGGAAGACCACCCCCTTGACGTTCTTCGAGCCCAGCACCGCCCCGGCTCCCGTGCGCCCCGCGCACCGCCAGTAGTCGTTGGCGATGATGGCGAACGGCACCCGGTTCTCCCCCGCGGGCCCGATGACGGCGGCCCCCGCCCGGCTCGGCCCCCCGTGCCGGGAGAGGAGCGCGTCCTCGGCCGCGTAGGTCTCGAGGCCCCAGAGTTCCTCGGCGCCGTGGAAGCGGCCCCCGTCCTCCCCCACCTCCAGGTACACCGGGCCGTCCGCCGCCCCCGTGAGCACCACCGCGTCGAACCCCGTGCGGGAGAGCTTTTCCGCGAGCTTTCCCCCCGAGTAGCTCTCCGAGTAGAAGCCGGTCTGGGGGCTCTTGGTGAAGACCCCGTAGCGGCAGGAACCCGGGATCTTCGTGTCGGTGGCGGGCCCGGCCGCGAAGATCACCGGGTTTTCCGGAGAAAGCGGATCGACCCCCACCAGGGAGTGGTTCGCGAGCAGGTGCGTCCCGAGCCCCTTGCCCCCCAGGGCCCGGGCCAGCACCTCGTCCCCCACATCGGCGACGGAGCAGGTCCGGCTCCCCAGGTCGGCCACCAGCACCCTGCCGTAGAAACCCTTCATCGTCGTCTCCTCCTGTTGGCGGCGGCTTCCGGCCCGCTGGATTGCGCGGGGGCCGGGTGGGCATCGCCCGCCGCTCTGACCCTCGGCCCACCGGTTGGTAGGCGGTGCCCACCCTACGCTTGGCCCGACCTACCTTCCTTCTCCAGGTAGGCCTTGAGAGAGCCTCCGAGGTCGGGCTCCCAGCCCCCCCGGTACACCACCGTGGTCGCGGCTTCGCTGGCGAGGATGGCGGCACGGTACTTGGGCGGGAGCCTGCCCACCCGGGCCCGGAACCGGGGCGTCTCCCGCAGGAGCCGCGGCAGGTGCGCCAGCAGCGCCCGCCGGAAGACTCCCCGCCCGGCGAGCTCGGGGCGCCGCTCGAAGTACCGGAAGAACTCCTCGAAGTGCCCGTTGATCTCCCCGCTCAGGCCCTCGCTGATCTCGGTGCACAGGAGCTGCCCGCCGCTCTCGCGCCTGCGGCGGAAGATGAGGCGCGCCTCGTCCTCGGCCCGGCGCTCGAGGATCTCCAGGACGTCGGCCACGTACTGCTCCTTGTGGGCCAGGAACTCCCGGTCGGTGAGGAGGAGGTTGGCGATGATCTCGTAGGAGGAGGAGATGACCCCGCACTTGTTGGCGGAGGCGTCGCGGATCACCAGGACGCCCCGCTTTTGCAGCTCGACGCGCGCCTCCGGGGTGACAAACGAGTTGGCCCCCTCCACGATGGCCCGGCAGGTGGGCGTGCCGTCGGCGCTCAGGAACCGGTTCCAGTTCCCCCCGTCCACGGTCTCGGGCCGCCCCCCCGCGGGCAGGAAGAGGTCGGCGGGTGCGGCGAAGAGGGCCCCGTCGAACTCCCGGTGGAACTCGTCGGTGCTCACCCAGCGCTCGGAGAGCCCCTCGGGACCCTGCTCCACCCGCCGGTAGAGCTCCACGAGGCCGTCGCGCCGGCGCTGGCCCCGGTAGAGGAGAAAGCCTCCCGGCCCGAGCCGACCCGGATCAAAGGCGTCCAGGTCGGAGCGGAGCACGATCCGCTCGAGCTCCGACCGGTCGGCCCCCGCCGGGTCGCACAGGACCCCCGAGCCGTCCACGATCAGGACGACCCGCACCCCGGGGCAGCGCGCCAGGAGGATGCGAAGGGCGTTGCCCGCCACGTCGCCGCCGGGCCCGCCGGTCATCTTCACGGTGAAGGGGTCCCGGGCGATGTCGATCCCCAGCTCCTCCAGGACCACCTGGGCGAACTTGACCACCCCCGTCGAGGTGACGCCGTACTCCTTGTGGTTGATCCCCACCCGCTTGCTCGACAGGATCCCCCGGCCCAGCAGGTACCCGCGCCGCGCCGAGAGGTCGGCGATCTGCTCGATCATGGCGTCGTGCATGTTCTCGTCGGGGCCGAGCTCGATGGCCTCGTCCTCCCCGTAGTAGTCCACCACCCGGGGGTGGGCCGCCCGGCCTTCCCGGGTGACGAAGAGGTCGAGGAAGGCGTTGGCGAACCCATACTGGAGCTTGTAGAGGCTCTGGGTCACGGCCTCCCGCCCCTCGAGCCCCGAGGCGTCGAGCACCGCCACGAGCTTCGAGCCCCCCTCGTAGATGTCCTTGTTCTTGAGGTGCTGGGTGTGGGCCAGCACGCTCACCTCCCGGAAGAGGGGGTTGGCGTTGGTCACGTAGTCGTCCCGGGAGTGGGCGATCACGGTGCGCCATCCCCCGCGGGCGATGTCGGCGTAGCCCACGTGGTACCCCACCCCCGACCGGCCGTGGAAGAAGGTGACCCGGAAGGGGCGCCGGGGCGGCAGCCCCCGGGTGAACTCGGGCGCCAGCTCGTCCAGGTAGGAGGGGTCGAGGCGGAAGGCCAGGGCGTGCTTCTCCGGAACGTAGAAGTTGGTCTTGAGGGTGTGTCGGACC
It contains:
- a CDS encoding aldehyde ferredoxin oxidoreductase family protein, producing MKGFYGRVLVADLGSRTCSVADVGDEVLARALGGKGLGTHLLANHSLVGVDPLSPENPVIFAAGPATDTKIPGSCRYGVFTKSPQTGFYSESYSGGKLAEKLSRTGFDAVVLTGAADGPVYLEVGEDGGRFHGAEELWGLETYAAEDALLSRHGGPSRAGAAVIGPAGENRVPFAIIANDYWRCAGRTGAGAVLGSKNVKGVVFHGSARRPVADPEGIDALSRRMLAEKKDHPATQAYRNFGTPMMVALLNTVQAFPHRYWRRGRMPDYERISAEAMVARCEVRPKACPRCFMACGKLTTVVEGRHAGLKLEGPEYETIYALGGLCCIGSFEEIVYLNDLCDRLGMDTISAGNLVAFAMEASSLGAIPEKVAYGDVAAAEGLLADIAARRGLGQVLSRGIAPASREWKLEDLAIHVKGLEPAGYDPRVLKGMGLAYATSDRGACHLRSTFYKPELSGQIAPDAVEGKAALFVDYEDRLNLFDGMILCRFFRDFYPWEGLGEVIRLTTGMDLGQEGLRAVARTIADQARRFNLREGLTPADDWLPARFFDEPLPETGAVLRREELEKMREEYYALRGWDDQGRPGGAA
- a CDS encoding NAD-glutamate dehydrogenase domain-containing protein, with protein sequence MPMNAASEKRLHARVLQAVDGRCGQAHEAYGWLRAQMPPYFFLTMGDDPELLASLALGLSRVGTAPQVVLLDREDARVLMRLNLPGSVVDTLDSAAGREISYAELTRSRGPCPGTAHELEVYRLEFASARPQVPGAPPSIPPLPQDLHSRVRAALRARYPDYPPAELDRGLELLWAGHPGYVRRSPPERVARALWLYLQGRRHGGLYLDVENEEALARAGESRLVFAVGNPPQGNFLPQVMEVFHRLQIGVGRLYCLTFSTGVHPYFLGSFYVATRGGGRVECGTVLFETLKKELYNTQILSTRTRTYADFVKGRVLSGDEASLLDAFISFCHTTLAHTHPDSYGLEDVMRAFHSHPDLALALIRLFQARFDPDRSDREEAYPAALAAAQRAVAEHNTGHKFLDDFRRVVFRTGLSLVRHTLKTNFYVPEKHALAFRLDPSYLDELAPEFTRGLPPRRPFRVTFFHGRSGVGYHVGYADIARGGWRTVIAHSRDDYVTNANPLFREVSVLAHTQHLKNKDIYEGGSKLVAVLDASGLEGREAVTQSLYKLQYGFANAFLDLFVTREGRAAHPRVVDYYGEDEAIELGPDENMHDAMIEQIADLSARRGYLLGRGILSSKRVGINHKEYGVTSTGVVKFAQVVLEELGIDIARDPFTVKMTGGPGGDVAGNALRILLARCPGVRVVLIVDGSGVLCDPAGADRSELERIVLRSDLDAFDPGRLGPGGFLLYRGQRRRDGLVELYRRVEQGPEGLSERWVSTDEFHREFDGALFAAPADLFLPAGGRPETVDGGNWNRFLSADGTPTCRAIVEGANSFVTPEARVELQKRGVLVIRDASANKCGVISSSYEIIANLLLTDREFLAHKEQYVADVLEILERRAEDEARLIFRRRRESGGQLLCTEISEGLSGEINGHFEEFFRYFERRPELAGRGVFRRALLAHLPRLLRETPRFRARVGRLPPKYRAAILASEAATTVVYRGGWEPDLGGSLKAYLEKEGRSGQA